A genome region from Sceloporus undulatus isolate JIND9_A2432 ecotype Alabama chromosome 1, SceUnd_v1.1, whole genome shotgun sequence includes the following:
- the LYVE1 gene encoding lymphatic vessel endothelial hyaluronic acid receptor 1, whose product MASHFGIAFFFFSVWTISLTIQDTFPIKDIYIAKCRIAGITLVSYKNQPLFNFTEAQAVCRQLDLTLAHNSDVEKAWKHGFETCRFGWVAEKYAVISRITPNENCGKNKTGVALWRLSTNRKAFAYCYNSSDTWINSCIPETATAASLDISTEMNFTSTVLPQDTSAVVHTSEPPQTKVLQKLFRVICITEIITAKPTTEEAIIFSPDKRTAFQNDGVQFGGVPIALLVLALIFFVASVVLAVCYIKKYTKTFPFSKKKEKKEEIETKNIKETKTSGKTPEQEPKNGKKAEEPQPKPGPPVKCLEAEV is encoded by the exons ATATTTACATCGCAAAGTGCCGGATTGCTGGAATTACTCTTGTTTCATATAAGAATCAACCTCTTTTCAACTTCACTGAAGCACAGGCAGTATGCAGGCAGCTAGACTTAACACTAGCACATAACTCTGATGTAGAAAAAGCTTGGAAGCATGGCTTTGAAACCTGCAG GTTTGGCTGGGTGGCAGAAAAATATGCTGTCATTTCTCGGATAACTCCAAATGAAAACTGTggtaaaaataaaacaggagtAGCCCTCTGGAGACTCTCAACAAACAGGAAAGCCTTTGCTTACTGTTATAATTCTTCAG ATACATGGATCAATTCCTGCATCCCAGAAACAGCTACAGCTGCATCTCTAGACATTTCAACGGAGATGAACTTTACCTCCACAGTCTTGCCTCAAGACACTTCAGCAGTTGTTCACACATCAGAGCCACCACAGACCAAAGTTCTTCAGAAGTTGTTTCGTGTTATATGCATAACAGAGATCATAACAGCAAAACCAACAACTGAGGAGGCAATAATATTTTCACCTGACAAACGAACTGCCTTTCAAAATGATGGTGTCCAGTTTGGAG gtGTACCCATTGCTCTTCTTGTGCTTGCCCTCATCTTTTTTGTAGCTTCAGTAGTTTTAGCTGTCTGCTATATCAAAAA ATACACgaaaacatttcctttttctaaaaagaaagagaagaaagaagaaattgaaaccAAGAATATCAAAGAAACAAAGACAAGTGGCAAAACTCCTGAGCAGGAACCAAAGAATGGAAAAAAGGCAGAAGAACCTCAGCCCAAGCCTGGCCCACCTGTGAAATGTTTGGAAGCAGAGGTTTAA